One Actinoplanes missouriensis 431 DNA segment encodes these proteins:
- a CDS encoding LLM class flavin-dependent oxidoreductase, protein MRLDLQPWGETMAELVTAARAAESAGAGVVWAPELHRSAFTTAAALATGTSKAAGGESRIGVGTGIALAFARSAMLTAIAAADLDELAEGRFRLGLGTGVARLNQDWHGVPFERPLPRLRDTVEIVRKVLAGGDPVTHKGVRSIRVRGWRRPYPPVREHIPIYLAGVGPAMVALAAQTADGWIGHELCPPADLRDRILPTLRSARRDDFDVVAAACCSVDDDPREARRRAANVVGFYASVRSYAEMFRHAGFGAVTEKASAALRGGRSADDLGDLVPEAMVDAYTIAGTPGQCRSRIAAYDGLAGALKLSAPSYGLPADETRHAQEGLLTLVGSLR, encoded by the coding sequence ATGAGGCTGGACCTGCAGCCCTGGGGCGAGACGATGGCCGAGCTGGTCACCGCGGCCCGGGCTGCCGAGTCGGCCGGCGCGGGCGTGGTCTGGGCGCCGGAGCTGCACCGCAGCGCGTTCACCACGGCCGCCGCCCTGGCCACCGGCACCAGCAAGGCGGCCGGCGGCGAGTCCCGGATCGGGGTCGGCACCGGGATCGCGCTGGCGTTCGCCCGGTCCGCGATGCTCACCGCGATCGCCGCGGCCGATCTGGACGAGCTCGCCGAGGGCCGGTTCCGGCTCGGGCTGGGCACCGGCGTGGCCCGGCTCAACCAGGACTGGCACGGGGTGCCGTTCGAGCGCCCGCTGCCCCGGCTGCGGGACACCGTGGAGATCGTCCGCAAGGTGCTGGCGGGCGGCGACCCGGTCACCCACAAGGGCGTCCGGTCGATCCGGGTACGGGGGTGGCGCCGGCCCTACCCGCCGGTCCGCGAGCACATCCCGATCTACCTGGCCGGCGTCGGCCCGGCGATGGTGGCCCTCGCGGCGCAGACCGCCGATGGGTGGATCGGCCACGAGCTGTGCCCGCCGGCCGACCTGCGTGACCGCATCCTGCCGACCCTGCGGAGCGCGCGCCGGGACGATTTCGACGTGGTCGCGGCGGCCTGCTGCTCGGTCGACGACGATCCGCGCGAGGCACGCCGCCGGGCCGCGAACGTGGTCGGCTTCTACGCCTCGGTCAGGTCATACGCCGAGATGTTCCGGCACGCCGGGTTCGGCGCCGTCACCGAGAAGGCGTCAGCGGCCCTGCGCGGCGGCCGCTCCGCCGACGACCTCGGTGACCTCGTCCCGGAAGCGATGGTCGACGCGTACACCATCGCCGGCACCCCCGGCCAGTGCCGCTCCAGGATCGCCGCCTACGACGGCCTGGCCGGTGCGCTCAAACTGTCCGCGCCCTCCTACGGCCTGCCGGCCGACGAGACCCGGCACGCTCAGGAAGGCCTGCTCACCCTGGTAGGTAGCCTGCGATGA
- a CDS encoding CaiB/BaiF CoA transferase family protein, whose product MRPLEDIRIIAVEQYGAGPFGSVHLADLGADVIKIEEPGTGGDVGRYVPPYAEGEDSLFFETFNRNKRSLSLDLATPAGREVFEDLVAHADAVYSNLRGDVPAKIGITYDQLQHLNPSIVCCSLTGFGMTGPRAGQPGYDYILQGLAGWMDLTGEPGGPPAKSGLSIVDYSGGFVAAIALLAGVHAARRDGRGMDCDLSLFDTAIGMLTYPATWHLNAGFAPERTRYSAHPSLVPFQLFPTADGWVVVGCAKEKFWQRLVTVLNVEILSEPRFATFAARREHAAELLPLLEGVFATRVTADWLAVLEPAGIPCGPVNDVPAALRDPHTLARDLIVETEHPRYGTVRQVASPVRVGDQPPAHRRAPRRGEDLGYVSELLGYSPQHLAALRAAGAFGREDG is encoded by the coding sequence ATGAGACCACTCGAGGACATCCGGATCATCGCGGTCGAGCAGTACGGCGCCGGGCCGTTCGGCTCGGTGCACCTGGCCGACCTCGGCGCCGACGTCATCAAGATCGAGGAGCCGGGCACCGGCGGCGACGTCGGCCGGTACGTTCCGCCGTACGCCGAGGGCGAGGACTCGCTCTTCTTCGAGACGTTCAACCGGAACAAGCGGTCGCTCTCGCTCGACCTCGCCACCCCGGCCGGCCGCGAGGTCTTCGAGGACCTGGTGGCGCACGCCGACGCGGTCTACTCCAACCTGCGCGGCGACGTCCCCGCGAAGATCGGCATCACCTACGACCAGCTCCAGCACCTCAACCCGAGCATCGTCTGCTGCTCACTGACCGGCTTCGGGATGACCGGGCCGCGCGCCGGCCAGCCCGGTTACGACTACATCCTGCAGGGCCTGGCCGGCTGGATGGACCTGACCGGCGAGCCGGGCGGGCCGCCGGCCAAGTCCGGGCTGTCGATCGTGGACTACTCGGGCGGGTTCGTCGCCGCCATCGCCCTGCTCGCCGGGGTGCACGCGGCCCGCCGGGACGGCCGCGGCATGGACTGCGACCTGAGCCTGTTCGACACCGCGATCGGCATGCTCACCTACCCCGCCACCTGGCACCTCAACGCCGGGTTCGCCCCGGAACGCACCCGGTACTCCGCGCACCCGTCGCTCGTGCCGTTCCAGCTCTTCCCGACCGCCGACGGCTGGGTGGTGGTGGGCTGCGCCAAGGAGAAGTTCTGGCAGCGGCTGGTCACCGTGCTGAACGTGGAGATCCTCTCCGAGCCGCGGTTCGCCACGTTCGCCGCCCGGCGCGAGCACGCGGCCGAGCTGCTGCCGCTGCTGGAGGGCGTCTTCGCGACCCGGGTGACCGCCGACTGGCTGGCCGTCCTGGAACCGGCCGGCATCCCGTGCGGGCCGGTCAACGACGTGCCGGCCGCTCTGCGCGACCCGCACACCCTCGCCCGTGACCTGATCGTGGAGACCGAGCACCCCCGCTACGGCACCGTGCGCCAGGTCGCTTCGCCGGTCCGGGTCGGCGATCAGCCGCCGGCTCATCGCCGGGCGCCCCGGCGAGGAGAGGATCTGGGGTACGTGTCCGAGCTGCTCGGCTATTCGCCGCAGCACCTCGCCGCGCTCCGTGCGGCGGGCGCGTTCGGCCGGGAGGACGGGTGA
- a CDS encoding IclR family transcriptional regulator has translation MPSRPVSSRTVPPAAPAAAEDEGQSRSIAAVERAMDVLLYFGRADQPDLGVTEIATALGLTKAAVHRILTALRSRELITVDPATRRYALGHAAVALGRAYLARTDVRAMAAPELKHLSGRTQETATLSLRRGDTRLYVDQVVPDQELRLEVSLGIPFPLNAGASSKAFLAFLPDFEVEAYLSRHPLEAVTDKTITDPAKLRKDLASVRKRGYATSLGERQAGAASIAAPIFDHDARVVAVISLAGPALRFKPESDAGAVADLQEAAARISAQLGYQPR, from the coding sequence GTGCCCAGCCGACCAGTGTCCAGCCGAACCGTGCCGCCGGCCGCGCCGGCCGCGGCCGAGGACGAGGGTCAGTCGCGTTCCATCGCCGCCGTCGAGCGCGCCATGGACGTCCTGCTCTACTTCGGGCGCGCCGATCAGCCGGATCTCGGCGTCACCGAGATCGCCACCGCGCTGGGCCTGACCAAGGCCGCGGTGCACCGCATCCTCACCGCGCTGCGCAGCCGCGAGCTGATCACCGTCGACCCGGCCACCCGGCGGTACGCGCTGGGCCACGCCGCTGTCGCGCTCGGCCGGGCCTACCTGGCCCGCACCGACGTGCGCGCGATGGCCGCGCCGGAGCTCAAACACCTCTCCGGGCGCACCCAGGAGACGGCCACCCTGTCGCTGCGGCGCGGCGACACCCGCCTTTACGTCGACCAGGTCGTGCCGGACCAGGAGCTGCGACTCGAGGTGAGCCTCGGCATCCCGTTCCCGCTCAACGCGGGCGCCTCGTCGAAGGCGTTCCTCGCGTTCCTGCCGGACTTCGAGGTGGAGGCCTATCTCTCCCGGCACCCCCTCGAAGCGGTCACCGACAAGACGATCACCGACCCGGCCAAACTGCGCAAGGACCTGGCCTCGGTCCGCAAGCGGGGATACGCGACGTCGCTCGGCGAACGCCAGGCCGGCGCGGCGTCGATCGCCGCCCCGATCTTCGACCACGACGCCCGGGTGGTCGCCGTGATCAGCCTGGCCGGGCCGGCGCTCCGCTTCAAACCGGAGAGCGACGCCGGCGCGGTGGCCGACCTCCAGGAGGCGGCCGCCCGCATCTCCGCCCAGCTCGGCTACCAGCCCCGCTAG
- a CDS encoding MaoC family dehydratase, producing the protein MLGRYYEDFTVGDTYRHPLGRTISEADNTWFTLLTLNTNQSHFNADYAAGTPYRKLLVNSTLTVAIVTGLSVPDVSQHAFANLGWEEIRMPHPVFVGDTVYARSTVLELRESRSRPYAGIVTVSTAGFNQDGVDVITWTRTMLTYKRGHGPAADR; encoded by the coding sequence ATGCTCGGCCGCTATTACGAAGACTTCACCGTCGGCGACACGTACCGCCACCCGCTCGGCCGCACCATCTCCGAGGCCGACAACACGTGGTTCACGCTCCTGACGCTGAACACCAATCAGAGTCACTTCAACGCCGACTACGCGGCGGGTACGCCGTACCGGAAGCTCCTGGTCAACTCGACGCTCACGGTCGCGATCGTGACCGGCCTGTCGGTGCCGGACGTCAGCCAGCACGCGTTCGCCAACCTGGGCTGGGAAGAGATCCGGATGCCCCACCCGGTCTTCGTGGGCGACACCGTCTACGCCCGATCCACGGTTCTCGAGCTGCGTGAGTCGCGGTCCCGGCCGTACGCGGGAATCGTCACGGTGTCCACCGCCGGCTTCAACCAGGACGGCGTCGACGTCATCACCTGGACCCGGACGATGCTCACCTACAAACGCGGCCACGGACCCGCCGCGGACCGATGA